The proteins below are encoded in one region of Shewanella putrefaciens:
- the trhA gene encoding PAQR family membrane homeostasis protein TrhA: MPSQSIIDPKVSREKPLHTNEYSLSEEIANSISHSLGVIAGVVGLILMLLKGAGHLSNTQLTGVIIYGASIIVLFLCSTLYHSVTNRRWKHKLKIADHCAIYCLIAGTYTPLMLISLQGTQSTVILTAIWSLAIGGILFKTLFIHKFKKLSLVLYLAMGWLCVTVIGDLTASMTELGFNLLILGGLFYTLGVIFYVGKRIPFNHAIWHLFVLGGAMSHFLCIYLTVI, from the coding sequence ATGCCAAGCCAGAGTATAATCGACCCCAAAGTCAGCAGAGAAAAACCATTGCACACCAATGAATACAGCCTAAGTGAAGAGATTGCTAATAGCATTAGCCATTCCCTAGGCGTTATTGCCGGCGTCGTGGGCTTAATCTTAATGCTATTAAAGGGCGCGGGGCACCTTTCAAATACTCAACTTACAGGTGTCATTATTTATGGTGCCAGTATCATAGTGTTATTTTTATGCTCAACCCTATACCACAGTGTGACCAATAGACGATGGAAGCATAAACTTAAGATTGCCGATCATTGTGCCATTTATTGTTTAATCGCGGGCACTTATACACCGCTGATGCTGATTAGCCTGCAGGGAACACAGTCCACCGTCATCCTCACGGCAATTTGGTCACTGGCGATTGGCGGTATCTTATTTAAAACGCTATTTATTCATAAATTCAAAAAGTTAAGTCTAGTGCTATACCTTGCCATGGGCTGGTTATGCGTCACTGTGATCGGCGATTTGACGGCATCGATGACGGAACTGGGGTTTAATTTATTGATTTTAGGCGGGCTTTTTTACACCTTAGGGGTGATTTTTTACGTGGGTAAACGCATCCCCTTCAACCATGCGATTTGGCATTTATTTGTGCTCGGCGGGGCCATGAGCCACTTTCTGTGTATTTATCTGACAGTTATTTAA
- the thiS gene encoding sulfur carrier protein ThiS — protein MILIHINNVPQSLSEPTSLAAVILAQNIALDSVAIVLNAEVVPRNRWQSILCQHEDKLELFSAVAGG, from the coding sequence ATGATTTTAATTCACATAAATAATGTCCCACAGTCCTTATCTGAACCGACGTCACTGGCGGCGGTGATCCTCGCGCAAAATATTGCCCTCGATTCGGTTGCTATCGTGTTGAATGCCGAGGTGGTTCCGCGCAACCGCTGGCAATCTATTCTCTGCCAACATGAAGATAAATTAGAACTTTTTTCAGCTGTAGCGGGAGGCTAG
- a CDS encoding EAL domain-containing protein, which translates to MHNFSRFQFIVLAVVSYALLALGWIYFSDLLLLFITNQDTVFRFSLAKGIFFVFTSALVFIYVLNAVPDRHIAPSRSAIELTFSRSILLGQNPWFRYCTAVLLPLFTLWVVQYLPLELQTRLLLLAFTLPISLSAIIGGFGPGLLTTLISALGVHLLMINADKPQSEMIFTWLPMVSLSINGIIISGLSGYLRASLRKSDLNHQLLESMVSQTTDAIFVKDLQGRYVLANQRAAAFVGKSIKDMIGQNDEALFEPASAAVIRTKDQTVLKDKAVTTHKELLQINTGPAVFQVTKGPVMDSKGLVRGLFGIARDVTLQEQSAERLRQSEASLKQAQQLSGIGSWEWDTVKNTHTWSEQVFAIYGLAPKEALDLEKVQSLFTPESWQKLNQAVTHCLATGISYECEAELFEAETSAKKWIMARGQATLDEQGKVIKLHGTVQDITQSRILQQQIAAQTALLQRVIQGSEQGYWDWNVATGEVQVSQKFESILGYSAGEIQLTVDNWTQFVHEDDWADVKRIVRQHLLQQSASIELEIRCRKKSGDFCWVLCKGRVVESDSCGRPLMISGTQSDITQLKNHEAELDRVANYDVLTGLPNRRLLVDRFKQTISRVNRHSSLCAVCYLDLDGFKVVNDQYGHDVGDQLLIAIVEQLLHIMREQDTLARVGGDEFIALFEIGSEIECIQILERMLGAIDQTIYIGDKPLRLTASIGVSLYPEDNVDPDILLRHADHAMYMAKAAGKNCFQMFDHDVERKMIAKRQWLEELKAAFARREFVLFYQPKVNLATGEVIGAEALIRWLHPQRGILPPSAFLPDIEGSELEIPLGEWVINTAMAQLQTWHQKGLNIQISVNVSARQLLTDHFYDFLKQALAYYPDVPASALELEILESAAIKDMPLAIAILNECASLGVHFSLDDFGTGYSSLTYLRKLPISTLKIDQSFIRDMLEDQDDLRIVEGVVRLASVFNLGVIAEGVESIAHGIKLAELGCEMCQGYGIAHPMYVDDFINWYENWPLQYAQMQLGLMHIESQSP; encoded by the coding sequence ATGCATAATTTTTCTCGATTCCAGTTCATCGTACTTGCGGTTGTCAGTTATGCTCTTCTCGCCTTAGGTTGGATTTATTTCTCAGATCTGCTTTTGTTGTTTATTACAAATCAGGATACCGTGTTTCGTTTTTCCCTCGCTAAGGGGATCTTTTTTGTCTTTACATCGGCATTAGTATTTATCTATGTGTTAAATGCGGTGCCCGATCGCCATATTGCTCCCTCCCGCAGCGCCATCGAACTGACGTTTTCCCGTTCAATATTGTTAGGGCAAAACCCTTGGTTTCGCTATTGTACAGCGGTGTTACTCCCATTGTTCACCCTCTGGGTTGTCCAATATTTACCGTTGGAATTACAGACGCGCTTGCTCCTGTTGGCTTTTACCTTACCTATCTCCTTAAGCGCCATTATCGGCGGTTTTGGCCCAGGCCTATTGACGACATTGATATCGGCATTGGGTGTGCACCTATTAATGATCAATGCAGATAAACCCCAGAGTGAGATGATCTTTACTTGGCTTCCAATGGTTAGCTTGAGTATTAATGGCATTATCATCAGTGGATTAAGTGGCTATTTAAGGGCGTCATTACGTAAGTCGGATTTGAACCATCAGTTGCTGGAGTCTATGGTCTCCCAGACGACGGATGCCATTTTTGTCAAGGATTTGCAGGGGCGTTACGTTCTGGCAAACCAAAGGGCTGCGGCGTTTGTCGGTAAGTCGATAAAGGACATGATTGGCCAGAATGATGAAGCATTATTTGAACCGGCATCGGCGGCGGTGATCCGCACTAAAGATCAAACAGTGCTTAAGGATAAGGCAGTCACAACCCATAAAGAGTTATTACAGATAAACACTGGGCCTGCGGTATTTCAGGTGACAAAGGGCCCTGTGATGGATTCAAAGGGGCTCGTTCGGGGCCTCTTTGGTATTGCCCGTGATGTTACCCTGCAGGAACAAAGTGCCGAGCGCCTACGCCAGAGTGAAGCAAGCCTGAAGCAGGCACAACAATTGTCCGGGATCGGCAGTTGGGAGTGGGATACAGTGAAGAACACCCATACTTGGTCAGAACAGGTTTTTGCCATTTATGGATTAGCCCCCAAAGAGGCCTTAGATCTTGAGAAGGTCCAGTCGCTCTTCACGCCAGAAAGCTGGCAAAAATTGAACCAAGCAGTCACGCACTGTTTAGCTACGGGCATTTCCTATGAATGTGAAGCTGAATTATTCGAGGCGGAAACCTCAGCTAAAAAATGGATCATGGCCCGTGGTCAAGCGACGCTGGATGAGCAGGGCAAGGTGATTAAACTCCATGGCACAGTGCAGGACATTACTCAATCACGCATATTACAACAGCAAATTGCCGCCCAAACGGCGTTATTACAGCGGGTTATCCAGGGCTCAGAGCAAGGGTACTGGGACTGGAATGTGGCAACGGGCGAGGTGCAGGTCAGCCAAAAGTTTGAGTCGATTTTAGGTTACTCTGCGGGTGAAATCCAACTTACTGTGGATAACTGGACCCAGTTTGTGCATGAAGATGATTGGGCGGACGTGAAAAGGATCGTACGACAACACTTACTGCAGCAGAGTGCGAGCATAGAGCTGGAAATACGCTGCAGGAAAAAGTCAGGGGATTTTTGCTGGGTACTCTGCAAGGGCCGTGTCGTGGAATCAGACAGTTGTGGTCGCCCCTTGATGATTTCAGGGACTCAATCGGATATCACTCAGTTAAAAAATCATGAGGCAGAACTCGATAGGGTGGCAAATTATGATGTACTCACCGGATTACCGAATCGGCGGTTACTCGTCGATAGGTTTAAACAGACGATTTCCCGGGTAAACCGTCATAGTAGCCTGTGCGCCGTGTGCTATCTCGATCTCGATGGTTTTAAAGTGGTTAACGATCAATATGGCCATGATGTGGGCGATCAATTGCTGATCGCGATAGTCGAGCAGCTTTTACATATTATGCGCGAGCAAGATACCTTGGCACGGGTGGGGGGAGACGAATTTATTGCATTATTTGAAATTGGTTCCGAAATCGAGTGTATTCAAATCCTTGAGCGAATGCTGGGAGCGATAGATCAAACCATTTATATTGGAGATAAGCCACTGCGTCTAACGGCGAGTATTGGCGTTAGTTTATACCCTGAGGACAATGTCGATCCCGATATTCTGCTGCGCCACGCCGACCATGCTATGTATATGGCTAAAGCGGCGGGTAAGAATTGTTTTCAAATGTTTGACCATGATGTTGAACGAAAAATGATCGCGAAAAGGCAATGGTTAGAGGAGCTAAAAGCCGCCTTTGCGAGACGGGAGTTTGTGCTTTTCTATCAACCTAAAGTCAACCTTGCCACTGGCGAAGTCATAGGGGCTGAAGCACTTATACGTTGGTTACATCCGCAACGGGGTATCTTGCCGCCTAGCGCCTTTTTACCCGACATCGAGGGCAGCGAACTTGAAATCCCCTTGGGGGAATGGGTTATTAATACAGCGATGGCACAGCTGCAAACTTGGCATCAAAAGGGGCTAAATATTCAGATCAGCGTCAATGTGAGCGCGCGGCAGCTTCTTACGGATCACTTTTATGATTTTTTGAAACAAGCTTTGGCCTATTACCCCGATGTGCCAGCGTCAGCTCTCGAACTGGAGATCCTCGAGAGCGCAGCCATCAAAGATATGCCCCTTGCCATTGCGATTTTAAATGAATGTGCCAGCCTAGGGGTGCATTTCTCCCTCGATGATTTTGGTACTGGCTATTCTTCCTTGACTTACCTGCGTAAGCTGCCTATTTCAACCCTAAAGATAGATCAGAGCTTTATCCGTGACATGCTGGAGGATCAGGATGATCTGCGGATTGTCGAAGGCGTGGTTCGGCTGGCGAGTGTGTTTAATTTAGGTGTCATAGCCGAAGGCGTTGAGAGTATTGCCCATGGCATAAAACTGGCCGAACTTGGCTGCGAGATGTGCCAAGGTTACGGTATTGCTCACCCTATGTATGTCGATGATTTTATCAACTGGTATGAAAATTGGCCTTTGCAATACGCGCAAATGCAATTGGGATTAATGCATATCGAGAGCCAATCCCCTTAA
- a CDS encoding ThiF family adenylyltransferase produces MLGIHGDNASMNTARPAIVWTIAGSDSGGGAGIQADLATIQDLGCHGCSVITTVTAQSSVAVTLVEPVSAAMLMAQLTTLLSDLPPKAIKIGLLADQSQVALLADWLVSFKSHYPSVPVIVDPVMVASCGDALAVDNCQDIKSAAKSALDFRLFKGLIELITPNVLELGRLTHSDVTTKAQFAAAALALSQSLDCSVLAKGGDVNFGSTDILADTHAQTHASAHDSTQANARDSNGWDLELAEDYLVCRQVRASSELHQNGRFWLASPRVNTRHNHGSGCTLSSAIAAVLAQGFVLQDAVVVAKAYVGQGLSAAIGLGQGPGPLARMGWPNDLFRYAKIRPCDDNFINHHLKQNLGAGSDLAATVLSAKDLARAQERIASTPAQNILPHGFKALDADLGVYPVVNDLAMLESLLAAGVKTVQLRIKTDTSGSTAAAPPESDLDESALNRCESGKSKSGEPELIGSELEAKIQTAIALGKHFNAQLFINDHWQLAIKYHAFGIHLGQEDLAVADLAAIKAAGLALGISSHSYFELLLAHQYSPSYIALGHIFPTTTKQMPSAPQGLAKLKHYVALLQDHYPLVAIGGIDLDNLAEVKATGVGNIAVVRAITEAQDPVAAFAALSQAWEPYLGAKCMLNMSTNKPLYNGETVSGKTLSDADFMRYSRQVLLPEVGEAGQLQLADASVVIVGLGGLGQLAAQYLACAGIGNLTLIDMDKVEVSNLPRQLLFNDGDIGLNKARVAKQKLKGLAPQCTVTAHETAFNAETAVHLLADILLAKQQGKRVLVLDCTDNFATRQGINRRCIEAALPLVSASIAAFSGQLFAVDQIRFPSGGCYHCIFPAQTRVPQSCSTQGVLGPSVGVMASMQSLVAMQLLLSEDSGCDAPKNALLGRFWRFDAKSLLWTAATLTRDPHCDVCRPKGVYLSSIKDIF; encoded by the coding sequence ATGCTGGGTATTCATGGGGATAATGCGTCCATGAATACCGCTCGCCCCGCGATTGTTTGGACTATAGCCGGTTCAGACAGTGGCGGTGGTGCCGGTATTCAGGCGGACTTAGCGACGATTCAAGATTTGGGCTGTCATGGTTGCAGTGTGATCACCACAGTGACGGCGCAAAGCTCTGTGGCGGTCACTTTAGTCGAACCCGTATCGGCGGCGATGTTAATGGCTCAGCTGACGACTTTACTTTCCGACTTGCCACCCAAAGCAATTAAAATCGGTTTACTGGCGGATCAATCACAAGTCGCATTATTGGCAGATTGGCTGGTGAGTTTTAAAAGCCACTATCCAAGCGTGCCCGTGATTGTCGATCCTGTGATGGTCGCCAGTTGTGGCGATGCATTAGCAGTAGATAACTGTCAGGATATAAAAAGTGCGGCCAAATCAGCCTTAGATTTTAGGCTTTTCAAAGGTTTAATTGAACTTATCACGCCCAATGTGCTTGAACTTGGGCGGTTAACTCACAGTGATGTTACAACGAAAGCGCAATTCGCTGCCGCGGCACTGGCTTTATCCCAGAGTCTTGATTGCAGTGTGCTCGCCAAAGGGGGTGATGTAAACTTTGGCAGCACTGACATTCTTGCTGATACTCATGCTCAAACTCACGCTAGCGCTCACGATAGTACTCAGGCTAATGCTCGCGATAGCAACGGCTGGGATCTTGAGCTTGCCGAGGATTATCTAGTTTGTCGTCAAGTGCGTGCGAGCTCTGAGCTGCATCAAAATGGGCGTTTCTGGTTGGCAAGCCCGCGGGTTAATACCCGCCATAACCATGGCAGTGGCTGCACTTTGTCATCGGCCATTGCCGCTGTGTTAGCGCAGGGGTTTGTCTTGCAAGATGCGGTGGTGGTTGCCAAAGCCTACGTGGGTCAAGGCTTAAGCGCGGCGATTGGCTTAGGGCAAGGCCCTGGGCCGCTGGCCCGTATGGGGTGGCCAAATGACTTGTTCCGCTATGCCAAGATCAGGCCGTGTGATGACAATTTTATTAATCATCATCTTAAGCAAAACCTTGGTGCTGGCAGTGATTTAGCAGCAACAGTTTTATCTGCAAAAGATCTGGCAAGGGCTCAGGAAAGAATAGCCTCGACGCCAGCTCAAAATATTTTACCCCACGGGTTTAAAGCGCTCGATGCCGATCTTGGTGTGTACCCCGTAGTGAATGATTTAGCCATGTTGGAAAGTTTGTTAGCTGCCGGCGTTAAAACCGTGCAGTTACGGATAAAAACAGATACCAGCGGGTCAACCGCTGCAGCGCCACCCGAATCTGATTTAGATGAGTCTGCGCTAAATAGATGTGAGTCAGGCAAATCTAAGTCAGGCGAACCTGAGCTAATTGGCTCTGAATTAGAAGCAAAAATTCAAACGGCCATTGCCTTAGGTAAACATTTTAATGCGCAGCTTTTTATCAATGATCACTGGCAGTTAGCAATAAAATACCATGCCTTTGGGATACATTTAGGCCAAGAAGATCTCGCTGTAGCTGACTTAGCCGCCATAAAAGCGGCGGGACTTGCGCTTGGCATATCGAGCCACAGTTATTTCGAGCTGTTATTGGCCCATCAATACTCGCCATCCTATATAGCGCTTGGACATATATTCCCCACCACAACGAAGCAAATGCCTTCGGCGCCCCAAGGGCTCGCAAAACTTAAACACTATGTGGCGTTACTCCAAGACCATTATCCCTTGGTCGCCATTGGCGGCATCGACTTAGATAATCTAGCAGAAGTGAAAGCCACGGGGGTGGGCAATATTGCTGTGGTGCGGGCTATAACCGAAGCTCAGGATCCAGTCGCAGCCTTTGCAGCGCTGAGCCAAGCTTGGGAGCCATATTTGGGTGCTAAGTGCATGCTAAACATGAGCACAAATAAACCGCTTTATAATGGCGAGACGGTCAGTGGCAAAACACTTAGCGATGCTGATTTTATGCGTTATTCCCGACAAGTCTTACTGCCAGAAGTCGGTGAGGCAGGGCAATTGCAACTGGCCGACGCTAGCGTTGTTATTGTTGGGCTTGGCGGCTTAGGCCAATTGGCGGCGCAGTATCTGGCTTGCGCTGGTATTGGCAACTTGACGTTAATCGATATGGATAAGGTTGAAGTATCGAATCTGCCAAGACAATTGTTATTCAACGATGGCGATATTGGGCTCAATAAAGCGCGAGTTGCCAAGCAAAAGCTCAAAGGCTTAGCGCCGCAGTGCACTGTGACTGCCCATGAAACAGCATTTAATGCAGAAACTGCAGTTCATCTTTTGGCTGATATTTTACTGGCAAAACAACAAGGTAAAAGGGTGCTAGTGCTTGACTGCACCGATAATTTTGCGACTCGCCAAGGCATTAATCGCCGTTGTATCGAAGCAGCTTTACCTTTAGTTAGCGCGTCAATCGCGGCATTTAGTGGTCAATTATTCGCGGTCGATCAAATTCGGTTCCCCTCCGGTGGTTGCTATCACTGTATTTTCCCCGCGCAGACGAGAGTGCCGCAGAGTTGCAGCACCCAAGGCGTGCTCGGGCCGAGTGTGGGCGTGATGGCGTCAATGCAATCCTTAGTCGCAATGCAACTCTTGCTGAGTGAGGACAGCGGTTGTGATGCACCTAAAAATGCCTTGTTGGGGCGCTTTTGGCGCTTTGATGCTAAATCACTTTTATGGACCGCAGCGACATTAACGCGGGATCCCCACTGTGATGTATGTCGTCCAAAAGGGGTCTATCTATCATCAATTAAAGATATTTTTTAG
- the thiC gene encoding phosphomethylpyrimidine synthase ThiC → MSSSNQQYTSANAASKAPSRRETRAQAQAFIDTLAPLQHPNSQKIYLEGSSADIRVGMRQILQTDTLVGGTAEAPIMEKNPPIRVYDCAGPYSDPEADINVRLGLGKLRQNWILARNDTEQLLCATSDFTQQRLADDGLDHLRFEAGSNSIVRPRRALPGKRVSQLHYARQGIITPEMEYVAIRENMALAEVQDEILNRKAKGEAFGALVGEPITAEFVRAEVARGRAIIPLNINHPEAEPMIIGRNFLVKVNANIGNSAVTSSIEEEVEKLVWSTRWGADTVMDLSTGRYIHETREWIIRNSPVPIGTVPIYQALEKVNGVAEDLTWEVFRDTLIEQAEQGVDYFTIHAGVLLRYVPMTAKRVTGIVSRGGSIMAKWCLSHHKENFLYSHFREICELCVAYDVSLSLGDGMRPGSIADANDAAQFAELETLGELVKIAWEYDVQTIIEGPGHIPMQLIKENMDKQLAHCDEAPFYTLGPQITDIAPGYDHFTSGIGAAMIAWYGCAMLCYVTPKEHLGLPNKQDVKQGLIAYKIAAHAADVAKGHPSAQIRDNALSKARFEFRWEDQYNLGLDPDTARAYHDESLPQESAKVAHFCSMCGPKFCSMKITQDVRAYAAGLEATQTKAESKPEPVEAVAQVMQVTIKTPQELEAAMALKSAEFTASGAELYHVKDKHVIDKQVKDKLVAEAEEA, encoded by the coding sequence ATGTCCAGTTCGAATCAACAATACACATCGGCCAACGCGGCCAGCAAAGCGCCGAGTCGCCGCGAAACCCGCGCCCAAGCCCAAGCCTTTATCGATACGTTAGCGCCGCTGCAACATCCTAATTCACAAAAGATTTATCTCGAAGGTTCCAGTGCCGATATTCGCGTTGGCATGCGGCAAATCCTGCAGACTGACACCCTTGTCGGCGGGACGGCTGAGGCGCCTATCATGGAAAAAAATCCGCCAATTCGCGTGTACGATTGCGCCGGACCCTATTCGGATCCTGAGGCCGACATCAATGTGCGTCTAGGCCTTGGTAAATTAAGACAAAACTGGATCCTAGCCCGCAACGATACAGAGCAATTACTCTGTGCCACCTCAGATTTTACCCAACAAAGACTCGCCGACGATGGGCTAGACCATTTGCGTTTCGAAGCTGGTTCAAATTCTATTGTCCGCCCACGCAGAGCGCTGCCGGGCAAACGAGTCAGCCAATTACACTATGCCCGTCAAGGGATTATCACGCCCGAAATGGAATATGTGGCGATCCGCGAGAACATGGCACTCGCCGAAGTACAGGATGAAATCCTCAATCGTAAAGCCAAGGGCGAAGCCTTTGGTGCCTTAGTCGGCGAACCGATTACCGCCGAATTTGTCCGCGCCGAAGTTGCCCGTGGCCGCGCGATTATTCCGCTGAATATTAACCATCCCGAAGCCGAACCTATGATCATTGGGCGTAACTTTCTAGTGAAAGTGAACGCCAATATTGGTAATTCTGCGGTGACGTCTTCCATCGAAGAAGAAGTGGAAAAGCTTGTCTGGTCAACCCGTTGGGGCGCAGATACGGTAATGGATTTATCCACGGGCCGTTATATCCACGAAACTCGCGAATGGATCATCCGTAACTCGCCAGTGCCCATTGGCACAGTGCCGATTTATCAAGCGCTGGAGAAAGTGAACGGCGTGGCCGAGGATTTAACCTGGGAAGTGTTCCGCGATACCTTGATTGAACAAGCGGAGCAAGGTGTTGATTACTTTACGATTCATGCTGGTGTACTGCTTCGTTATGTGCCGATGACGGCTAAACGCGTTACTGGGATTGTCTCCCGCGGCGGTTCTATCATGGCCAAATGGTGCCTGAGTCACCATAAAGAAAATTTCCTCTACAGCCATTTTCGTGAGATCTGTGAGCTTTGCGTCGCCTACGATGTATCTCTGTCTTTAGGTGATGGCATGCGCCCAGGATCGATTGCCGACGCCAATGATGCTGCCCAGTTTGCAGAGCTTGAAACCTTAGGCGAGCTAGTCAAAATCGCCTGGGAATACGACGTACAAACCATTATCGAAGGGCCGGGGCATATCCCGATGCAGCTCATTAAAGAGAACATGGACAAGCAGTTAGCTCACTGCGATGAAGCGCCGTTTTACACCCTTGGCCCACAAATTACCGATATCGCCCCTGGGTATGATCATTTTACCTCCGGCATAGGTGCGGCCATGATCGCTTGGTACGGCTGCGCCATGTTGTGTTACGTCACGCCAAAGGAACACTTAGGATTACCGAATAAACAAGATGTTAAGCAAGGTTTGATTGCTTACAAGATTGCCGCCCATGCCGCCGATGTGGCCAAAGGTCATCCGAGTGCGCAAATTCGTGATAATGCGCTTTCAAAGGCGCGGTTCGAATTCCGCTGGGAAGATCAATATAACCTAGGGCTCGATCCTGACACCGCGCGGGCTTATCACGATGAATCTTTACCGCAGGAATCGGCCAAAGTCGCGCATTTTTGTTCTATGTGCGGCCCTAAATTTTGTTCGATGAAAATCACCCAAGATGTGCGCGCCTATGCCGCAGGTTTAGAAGCAACACAAACGAAGGCAGAGTCAAAGCCAGAACCCGTTGAAGCAGTTGCCCAAGTCATGCAAGTTACAATCAAGACGCCGCAGGAATTGGAAGCGGCTATGGCGCTAAAATCGGCAGAATTTACCGCCTCCGGCGCCGAGCTTTATCACGTGAAAGACAAGCATGTGATAGACAAGCAGGTAAAAGACAAGCTTGTCGCCGAAGCTGAGGAAGCCTAA
- a CDS encoding NUDIX hydrolase, protein MRLLKSTQNPSINLLTARVFYRRAARAIVLSGEDILLLYTQKYRDYSLPGGGIDDGESLEAGLVRELQEETGALDIQVLAPFGRYEEFRPWYREGANVVHMESFCYLCRIDTALGERGLGATRLEAHEIKNGMRPEWLNIHQAIAHNEDIQRNYPQKGQSIEREIFLLKQIALELI, encoded by the coding sequence ATGCGTCTACTGAAATCGACCCAGAACCCCTCGATAAATTTACTCACGGCACGCGTTTTTTACCGCCGAGCTGCCCGCGCGATAGTGTTATCGGGTGAAGATATTTTGCTGCTCTACACTCAAAAATACCGTGACTATAGCTTACCCGGCGGTGGGATAGATGACGGTGAGAGTCTCGAGGCTGGGCTTGTCCGCGAGTTGCAGGAAGAAACTGGCGCCTTAGACATTCAAGTGTTGGCGCCCTTTGGTCGTTACGAAGAGTTTCGACCTTGGTACCGTGAAGGGGCGAATGTCGTGCACATGGAGTCATTCTGTTATCTGTGCCGTATCGACACCGCACTGGGGGAGCGTGGTTTAGGGGCGACTCGATTAGAAGCCCATGAGATTAAAAATGGCATGCGGCCCGAATGGCTCAATATCCATCAAGCTATTGCCCATAATGAAGATATTCAGCGTAATTATCCCCAGAAAGGCCAGTCGATAGAGCGTGAAATTTTTCTATTAAAACAAATCGCACTAGAGCTAATTTAG
- a CDS encoding thiazole synthase yields the protein MLKIADVEFESRLFTGTGKFSNSQVMLEAITASKSQLVTVAMKRIDFKMGLDDLLTPLRQAGVRLLPNTSGARNAKEAVFAAELAREMLSTSWIKLEIHPDPKYLMPDAIETFAAAKILCEKGFTVLPYVHADPVLCRRLEEVGCAAVMPLASPIGSNQGLVTESFLKIIIEQSRVPVVIDAGIGAPSQAARAMELGADAVLVNTAIASSASPIVMAECFKEAVQCGRRAFEAGLGRVQTGAVHTSPLTGFLNQ from the coding sequence ATGTTAAAGATTGCCGATGTGGAGTTTGAATCACGGTTATTTACCGGAACGGGAAAATTCAGCAATAGCCAAGTGATGCTTGAGGCGATAACGGCTTCAAAATCGCAGTTAGTGACAGTTGCGATGAAAAGAATTGATTTTAAAATGGGGCTTGATGATTTGCTCACGCCGTTACGTCAAGCGGGTGTTCGGCTATTGCCTAACACTTCGGGGGCGAGAAACGCCAAGGAAGCGGTGTTTGCGGCTGAGCTTGCCCGTGAAATGCTGAGCACTTCGTGGATTAAGCTCGAAATCCACCCGGATCCTAAGTACCTAATGCCCGATGCGATAGAAACTTTCGCCGCGGCCAAAATCCTCTGCGAGAAAGGTTTTACCGTGTTGCCCTATGTGCATGCCGATCCGGTACTGTGTCGGCGATTAGAAGAAGTTGGCTGCGCTGCGGTTATGCCACTGGCGAGTCCGATTGGTAGTAATCAAGGTTTAGTGACTGAAAGCTTTTTAAAAATCATCATAGAGCAGTCGCGGGTGCCAGTGGTGATCGACGCCGGCATTGGCGCACCTTCACAGGCTGCGCGGGCAATGGAGCTGGGCGCCGATGCTGTGCTCGTCAACACAGCTATCGCCAGCAGCGCATCGCCGATAGTGATGGCCGAGTGCTTTAAGGAGGCGGTGCAATGTGGCAGACGGGCCTTTGAAGCTGGGCTTGGCCGAGTACAAACGGGCGCGGTACATACCAGCCCTCTGACGGGATTTTTAAACCAATGA
- a CDS encoding tRNA (adenine(22)-N(1))-methyltransferase — MKISQRLQQIDSMISGHYDHIWDCCCDHGLLGMLLLKRNAARQVHFVDCVAPLMQQLTLDLARFFPGQAAELQHDLSGITKHDSDGIAKWQVHCLDVAALPLGQSSDKDKQLIIIAGVGGELLVELVRAIVAGHSERRLEFILCPVHHNYYVRQSLAQLGLILEAEILLEENQRFYEILHVIKDSNASGQCISPSGSLMWDNLRGDDLALAKRYLHKVIRHYQRMPEDKHRLSIINAYQAQLGRITDSLFP; from the coding sequence GTGAAAATTAGCCAACGTTTACAACAGATAGACAGCATGATCAGCGGTCATTACGATCATATTTGGGATTGCTGCTGCGATCATGGTTTGCTCGGTATGTTGTTGCTTAAACGAAATGCCGCTCGGCAAGTGCATTTTGTCGATTGTGTTGCGCCATTGATGCAGCAATTAACCCTAGATTTAGCGCGCTTTTTCCCTGGGCAAGCGGCCGAGTTACAGCATGACTTAAGTGGGATAACAAAGCATGACTCGGATGGGATAGCAAAGTGGCAAGTGCATTGCCTCGATGTTGCGGCATTACCGCTCGGGCAAAGCAGTGATAAAGATAAACAGTTGATTATTATCGCAGGTGTGGGTGGTGAACTGCTGGTGGAGTTGGTGCGGGCAATTGTTGCAGGGCATTCAGAGAGGCGTCTTGAGTTTATTTTGTGCCCCGTGCATCATAATTATTATGTTCGCCAATCCCTTGCCCAGTTAGGGCTGATACTTGAGGCTGAAATCCTGCTAGAAGAGAATCAACGTTTTTACGAAATTCTCCATGTGATCAAGGATAGTAACGCCTCCGGCCAGTGTATCAGTCCATCGGGATCGCTAATGTGGGACAATCTTCGGGGAGATGACCTAGCTTTAGCTAAGCGTTATCTGCATAAAGTGATCCGCCATTATCAACGTATGCCCGAAGATAAACACCGCTTAAGCATTATTAACGCCTATCAAGCGCAGCTTGGGCGTATCACTGATTCTCTTTTTCCCTAG